The DNA segment TCATCAAATGATATGATGAATAGATAATCCTTTAAGCGAAAACAATATGCACATTTACTGGCTTACTGCTAATAATTAGCAACATGCATAAGAATTAGGAAAGTGAAACAAAAGGATACAGTACACAAACAGAACAATGCATTATAAAAATGATACTGATATACCCTATCATGGCTGGAGCAAATTATCAATCCACATAAGAGAAGGAGGGGAATAATAGACATAATGGAATTCTAATACAATGCTCTAATCAGAGTCAGTAGTTACAAAAGTTTTCTGTTATTGTAGTTAGATAGGCATCACGTACAACCATGGTTTTAAATTGCAGCTGACGACCACAATTGCAGGTGCAACATTACTGTAGCAATACTCTCCACATCTGCGTTGCAGCGGTTTTTCCCGCAATTTTTGGCATCACGGTGCAACTGCAACCAGAGTCACAGCTAAAAGCATGCACTAAACTAACACATGCTTTACATCATACAGGATTCAATTCAAGGATCTGAATCTTACTCTTGCCAACGCTTTGCAAGGCGCTGATAGGCTGCCAAAGAGCTGAGAAGGTGATAGCAATGCTGAACAGGTGCACTGTACTTCCAGCCAACCACATCATAAACCCCATCATTAGCAAGTTCTTGAAAGGGGCTTGTGCTACTTCCCAAGCTTTCTGTCATGTTCCCCAAAATGTAAAACTTTCTTTTAAAAAGGATCTATAACTTCCACGCACTATCAAATTCTTAAACAGTAATTCAATCGTAAACTACTTCCACAGTTAGAATATGCAATACTATTTCAAAGTGAATGTTGATCCAGATCCAATAGCATAGTATAAGCAACAGttaaagtaaataagttcttagCAACCAGATTATTACccaaaattgaaaactaaaatgTTAAAAAGAGGCGAACCTGTGCTTTCCAGTTTGATTCAGCATCCTTCTTCTGGCGACTGAGGGTTGAATCGTCCTACGAaatttaactctttttttttttttttcagaaaattgcgttcttaatttttaaaattaatgtcaaCAAAAAAAGAGTACCTGATCAATGGAAGCACGAGAGAAAGCGGGAGGATCAGGAACGTCGCGAGAGGAAGGAGAGGTTGAATTGTCGGAGAAGTCAACGGCCCATCTTCGAGCGTTGGATCCCATGACTCCCTTTCCTTTATCCATTCGATGATTCACTGATTCAGTGGTT comes from the Arachis duranensis cultivar V14167 chromosome 7, aradu.V14167.gnm2.J7QH, whole genome shotgun sequence genome and includes:
- the LOC107472253 gene encoding uncharacterized protein LOC107472253 isoform X2, with amino-acid sequence MDKGKGVMGSNARRWAVDFSDNSTSPSSRDVPDPPAFSRASIDQDDSTLSRQKKDAESNWKAQKAWEVAQAPFKNLLMMGFMMWLAGSTVHLFSIAITFSALWQPISALQSVGKRSGIFRWGS